One window of the Pyxicephalus adspersus chromosome 5, UCB_Pads_2.0, whole genome shotgun sequence genome contains the following:
- the SEC61B gene encoding protein transport protein Sec61 subunit beta yields MPGPAASSTNVGASGRSPSKAVSPRAAGSTVRQRKTTSSSARSSGRTTSAGTGGMWRFYTEDSPGLKVGPVPVLVMSLLFIASVFMLHIWGKYTRS; encoded by the exons ATG cCTGGCCCTGCTGCGAGTTCCACTAATGTTGGTGCCTCTGGCCGATCACCAAGTAAAGCTGTTTCCCCAAGAGCAGCAGGATCTACTGTGAGACAAAG gaaaactacaaGCAGTAGTGCAAGAAGTTCTGGACGGACCACATCTGCTGGCACAGGGGGCATGTGGCGATTCTATACCGAGGACTCTCCAGGTCTTAAAGT AGGGCCTGTCCCTGTACTGGTGATGAGTCTACTTTTTATTGCTTCTGTATTCATGCTTCATATCTGGGGTAAATACACACGTTCCTAA
- the ALG2 gene encoding alpha-1,3/1,6-mannosyltransferase ALG2 isoform X1, whose product MEPTVLFIHPDLGIGGAERLVVDAALALKSRGCKVQVWTAHYDVNHCFSETLNSGIPIRCCGDWLPRSIFGKCFALCAYIRMIFLAFYIVFLSGEQFDIVFCDQVSACIPVFKLARNWKPVLFYCHFPDQLLTQRVSMIKKIYRAPIDWLEEKTTGMADCIVVNSKFTAKIFQETFSSLSHIQPDVLYPSLNVRNFECSFFDDLSELVPVGREIVFLSINRYERKKNLTLALKSLCALQANLNFSDWKKIHLIVAGGYDERVRENIEHYQELKNFAEENEIGNHITFLRSFSDRQKLNLFHNCTCILYTPSNEHFGIVPVEAMYMHCPVIAVNSGGPLESVVNNVTGFLCPPNAEAFADAMEKFVKNPSLKTTMGKSGHARVLEKFSAEAFTDQIYHFVCKLTEYN is encoded by the exons ATGGAACCTACAGTGCTTTTCATTCATCCAGACCTAGGAATTGGTGGTGCTGAGAGACTGGTTGTTGATGCAGCTCTGGCCCTCAAATCTCGTGGTTGTAAGGTGCAGGTGTGGACAGCTCATTATGATGTTAATCACTGCTTTTCAGAGACCCTGAACTCTGGAATTCCCATTAGATGTTGTGGAGACTGGCTTCCTCGAAGtatttttgggaaatgttttgcaCTATGTGCATACATTCGCATGATATTCCTAGCTTTCTATATAGTTTTTCTTAGTGGGGAGCAGTTTGATATAGTGTTCTGTGACCAG GTATCTGCATGCATTCCAGTTTTCAAACTGGCTAGAAACTGGAagcctgttttattttattgtcattttcctGATCAGCTCCTTACTCAGAGGGTGTCCATGATTAAGAAAATCTACAGAGCTCCCATTGACTGGCTAGAAGAGAAAACAACCGGCATGGCTGACTGCATTGTAGTCAACAGCAAATTCACTGCTAAAATATTCCAGGAAACCTTTTCTTCATTATCTCATATTCAGCCAGATGTCTTATATCCATCATTAAATGTTAGAAACTTTGAATGTAGTTTTTTTGATGACCTCAGCGAACTTGTTCCAGTGGGcagagaaattgtatttctgtcaatCAATAGATATGAGCGCAAGAAAAACCTTACACTTGCTCTTAAATCCTTATGTGCTCTTCAGGCTAATCTGAATTTTAGCGACTGGAAAAAAATTCACCTCATTGTAGCTGGGGGTTATGATGAGAGAGTTAGGGAGAACATTGAACATTATCAAGAGCTAAAAAACTTTGCAGAAGAAAATGAAATTGGTAATCATATTACTTTTCTAAGATCATTTTCTGACAGGCAAAAACTTAATCTTTTTCATAACTGTACATGCATATTATACACTCCCAGTAATGAACATTTTGGCATTGTGCCCGTTGAGGCTATGTACATGCACTGCCCAGTAATAGCTGTCAATTCAGGTGGCCCTCTCGAATCAGTTGTGAATAATGTGACCGGTTTTTTGTGCCCCCCTAATGCTGAAGCATTTGCTGATGCCATggaaaaatttgttaaaaaccCTTCACTTAAAACAACCATGGGAAAGTCAGGACATGCAAGAGTTCTAGAAAAATTTTCTGCTGAAGCATTTACTGATCAGATCTATCACTTTGTATGTAAACTAACTGAATAtaactga
- the ALG2 gene encoding alpha-1,3/1,6-mannosyltransferase ALG2 isoform X2, which yields MEPTVLFIHPDLGIGGAERLVVDAALALKSRGCKVQVSACIPVFKLARNWKPVLFYCHFPDQLLTQRVSMIKKIYRAPIDWLEEKTTGMADCIVVNSKFTAKIFQETFSSLSHIQPDVLYPSLNVRNFECSFFDDLSELVPVGREIVFLSINRYERKKNLTLALKSLCALQANLNFSDWKKIHLIVAGGYDERVRENIEHYQELKNFAEENEIGNHITFLRSFSDRQKLNLFHNCTCILYTPSNEHFGIVPVEAMYMHCPVIAVNSGGPLESVVNNVTGFLCPPNAEAFADAMEKFVKNPSLKTTMGKSGHARVLEKFSAEAFTDQIYHFVCKLTEYN from the exons ATGGAACCTACAGTGCTTTTCATTCATCCAGACCTAGGAATTGGTGGTGCTGAGAGACTGGTTGTTGATGCAGCTCTGGCCCTCAAATCTCGTGGTTGTAAGGTGCAG GTATCTGCATGCATTCCAGTTTTCAAACTGGCTAGAAACTGGAagcctgttttattttattgtcattttcctGATCAGCTCCTTACTCAGAGGGTGTCCATGATTAAGAAAATCTACAGAGCTCCCATTGACTGGCTAGAAGAGAAAACAACCGGCATGGCTGACTGCATTGTAGTCAACAGCAAATTCACTGCTAAAATATTCCAGGAAACCTTTTCTTCATTATCTCATATTCAGCCAGATGTCTTATATCCATCATTAAATGTTAGAAACTTTGAATGTAGTTTTTTTGATGACCTCAGCGAACTTGTTCCAGTGGGcagagaaattgtatttctgtcaatCAATAGATATGAGCGCAAGAAAAACCTTACACTTGCTCTTAAATCCTTATGTGCTCTTCAGGCTAATCTGAATTTTAGCGACTGGAAAAAAATTCACCTCATTGTAGCTGGGGGTTATGATGAGAGAGTTAGGGAGAACATTGAACATTATCAAGAGCTAAAAAACTTTGCAGAAGAAAATGAAATTGGTAATCATATTACTTTTCTAAGATCATTTTCTGACAGGCAAAAACTTAATCTTTTTCATAACTGTACATGCATATTATACACTCCCAGTAATGAACATTTTGGCATTGTGCCCGTTGAGGCTATGTACATGCACTGCCCAGTAATAGCTGTCAATTCAGGTGGCCCTCTCGAATCAGTTGTGAATAATGTGACCGGTTTTTTGTGCCCCCCTAATGCTGAAGCATTTGCTGATGCCATggaaaaatttgttaaaaaccCTTCACTTAAAACAACCATGGGAAAGTCAGGACATGCAAGAGTTCTAGAAAAATTTTCTGCTGAAGCATTTACTGATCAGATCTATCACTTTGTATGTAAACTAACTGAATAtaactga